Below is a genomic region from Mycobacteriales bacterium.
GCGGTCCATCCGCACCATCCATGCCGCACTCGACGCCGGCATCACCCTGATCGACACCGCGGACGCGTACTGCATCTCGCTCGACGAAGCCGGTCACGGCGAGCGGCTGGTCGCCAAGGCGCTCGCGTCGTACGGCGGGGACACCTCCCAGGTGCTCGTCGCCACCAAGGGCGGCCACTTCCGGCCCGGCGACGGCTCCTGGCAGGTGGACAGCTCGCCGGACTACCTGCGCAAGGCCTGCGACGCCAGTCTCACCGCGCTCGGCGTGGACGCGATCGGGCTCTACCAGCACCACCGGCCCGACCCCAAGGTCGACTACGCCGACGCGATCGGGACGATCAAGGAGCTCTACGACGCCGGCAAGATCCGCCACGCCGGTATCTCCAACGCGACGGTGCCGCAGATCGGCCTGGCACAGGAGATTCTGGGCTCGGCGCTGGTGAGTGTGCAGAACCAGTTCGCGCCCAACTTCCGCTCCTCGGAGCCG
It encodes:
- a CDS encoding aldo/keto reductase; the protein is MQIRTIGDVKVSAIGLGEMPMSLESRPDEERSIRTIHAALDAGITLIDTADAYCISLDEAGHGERLVAKALASYGGDTSQVLVATKGGHFRPGDGSWQVDSSPDYLRKACDASLTALGVDAIGLYQHHRPDPKVDYADAIGTIKELYDAGKIRHAGISNATVPQIGLAQEILGSALVSVQNQFAPNFRSSEPELEYCAAQGLAFLPWSPLGGIGNAGGLGSTHAAFQSVADAHGVSPQQVALAWELAKAPVVIPIPGASRPETILDSAQAAELTLSPEELAQLDAA